In Helianthus annuus cultivar XRQ/B chromosome 3, HanXRQr2.0-SUNRISE, whole genome shotgun sequence, a single window of DNA contains:
- the LOC110930254 gene encoding zinc finger CCCH domain-containing protein 56 translates to MSNHRDGGNVIHIIGGNEADNQDGGRSGAAVSNLTYGGNVAVVSEPSQISTFGPSSFVNDGSYKFRHCKQFYTEAGCPFGDNCIHIHDKNAKVRESLAVVVAPGSGGGYQNVVATGNVGGSAAPLPLATPPLAPLPARPPATLPLARRPLVAKTISSGTVRPLFWRTRLCNRWQQTGYCQFGSNCIFAHGEAELQRHGGGEVHQRAIVQNLPARPTPSGPSAGHAVTAPAADAGGSRQMSSATQGPIPSRNAWKVPKKINGIYGDWINDSMP, encoded by the exons ATGAGTAACCATCGAGATGGTGGAAATGTCATTCACATCATCGGTGGAAATGAAGCTGATAATCAGGACGGGGGGCGATCTGGTGCGGCTGTTTCTAACTTGACTTATGGTGGGAATGTGGCTGTGGTAAGTGAACCATCTCAAATTTCAACGTTTGGGCCTTCTAGCTTTGTGAACGACGGGTCTTACAAATTCCGACACTGCAAGCAATTTTACACCGAAGCGGGCTGTCCATTTGGGGATAACTGCATTCATATTCACGATAAGAATGCGAAAGTCCGAGAAAGTTTGGCAGTAGTTGTGGCTCCCGGATCTGGTGGTGGGTATCAGAATGTGGTAGCAACTGGGAATGTAGGAGGATCGGCAGCACCACTGCCGCTAGCAACGCCACCACTAGCACCACTGCCAGCACGACCACCAGCAACGCTACCATTAGCACGACGGCCACTGGTAGCAAAAACAATTTCTTCTGGCACTGTGAGGCCGTTGTTTTGGAGAACAAGGCTTTGTAACAGGTGGCAGCAAACTGGTTATTGCCAATTTGGAAGCAATTGCATTTTTGCTCATGGGGAAGCAG AACTGCAACGACACGGTGGTGGAGAGGTGCACCAACGGGCCATTGTTCAAAACCTTCCCGCACGGCCCACACCATCTGGGCCGTCGGCAGGTCATGCTGTAACTGCACCTGCTGCTGATGCAGGTGGTTCTAGGCAGATGTCAAGTGCAACACAGGGACCCATTCCAAGCAGGAACGCGTGGAAGGTTCCTAAAAAGATCAATGGGATTTATGGTGACTGGATTAATGACTCCATGCCATAG